The Gordonia sp. KTR9 genome contains a region encoding:
- the map gene encoding type I methionyl aminopeptidase, translating to MGFRKRKRVVPFRSAGELDAMAAAGAVVGAALVAVRDAAKPGVSTLDLDEVAESVIRGAGAVPSFKGYHGFPGSICSSVNEVVVHGIPSAEVVLADGDLVSIDCGAILDGWHGDSAWTFGVGALSAADEELSEATRLSMEAGIAAMVDGARLTDISHAIELGTRAAEKKFGRAFGIVDGYGGHGIGREMHMDPFLANEGEPGKGPTLVIGSTLAIEPMLTLGTTETTVLDDDWTVVTDDGSRSAHWEHTVAVTADGPRILTNRPA from the coding sequence ATGGGGTTTCGTAAGCGCAAGCGTGTCGTCCCGTTCCGCAGCGCGGGCGAGCTCGACGCCATGGCTGCCGCCGGTGCGGTCGTCGGGGCCGCTTTGGTCGCGGTACGCGATGCGGCGAAACCGGGGGTGAGCACCCTCGATCTCGACGAGGTGGCCGAGTCCGTGATCCGGGGAGCCGGCGCGGTGCCGTCGTTCAAGGGCTACCACGGCTTCCCCGGCTCCATCTGCAGCTCGGTGAACGAGGTGGTCGTCCACGGGATCCCGTCTGCGGAGGTCGTTCTCGCCGACGGCGATCTGGTGTCGATCGACTGCGGTGCGATCCTCGACGGATGGCACGGCGACTCGGCCTGGACCTTCGGTGTGGGGGCACTCTCCGCCGCGGACGAGGAGCTGTCCGAGGCGACGCGCCTGTCGATGGAGGCGGGTATCGCGGCGATGGTCGACGGTGCACGTCTCACCGACATCTCCCATGCCATCGAACTCGGCACTCGAGCCGCCGAGAAGAAGTTCGGTCGGGCATTCGGCATCGTGGACGGCTATGGCGGACACGGGATCGGCCGCGAGATGCACATGGACCCGTTCCTGGCCAACGAGGGTGAGCCGGGTAAGGGGCCGACGCTCGTCATCGGGTCCACGCTCGCCATCGAGCCGATGCTGACGCTCGGCACCACCGAGACCACCGTCCTCGACGACGACTGGACCGTCGTCACCGATGACGGATCGCGCTCCGCACATTGGGAACACACCGTCGCGGTCACCGCCGACGGCCCGCGCATCCTCACCAATCGCCCCGCCTGA
- the rplO gene encoding 50S ribosomal protein L15 gives MTIKLHHLRPAPGSKTDKTRVGRGEGSKGKTAGRGTKGTKARKNVPAGFEGGQMPIHMRLPKLKGFTNRNRIEYQVVNVGDIARLFPQGGTIGVDELVAAGAVRKNKLVKVLGDGDLSVKVDITADKFTASAKEKIAAAGGSVTEL, from the coding sequence ATGACCATCAAACTCCATCACCTTCGCCCCGCACCGGGGTCGAAGACCGACAAGACCCGCGTGGGTCGCGGTGAGGGGTCCAAGGGTAAGACCGCCGGTCGCGGCACCAAGGGCACCAAGGCACGCAAGAACGTGCCCGCCGGGTTCGAGGGTGGCCAGATGCCGATCCACATGCGGCTGCCGAAGCTCAAGGGCTTCACCAACCGCAACCGGATCGAGTACCAGGTCGTCAACGTCGGCGACATCGCACGCCTGTTCCCGCAGGGCGGCACCATCGGCGTCGACGAGCTCGTCGCGGCCGGCGCCGTTCGCAAGAACAAGCTGGTGAAGGTTCTCGGCGACGGCGACCTGTCGGTCAAGGTCGACATCACCGCCGACAAGTTCACCGCTTCCGCCAAGGAGAAGATCGCCGCTGCCGGCGGCAGCGTCACCGAACTCTGA
- the secY gene encoding preprotein translocase subunit SecY has product MLSPLFAAIRTPDLRKKILFVLGIIVLYRLGATVPSPGVDYQAVRACLDEVSSGESSSVYSLINLFSGGALLQLSVFAIGIMPYITAAIIVQLLTVVIPRFEQLRKEGQAGQAKMTQYTRYLAVALALLQSTGIVALADRGQLLPQSCATSGEVLNDSSIFGLSIIVLVMTAGACVVMWFGELITERGIGNGMSLLIFAGIAARIPAEGRSILNSRGGLVFALVCVAVLIIIAGVVFIEQGQRRIPVQYAKRMVGRKMYGGSSTYLPLKVNQAGVIPVIFASSLLYLPQLIVELTRNPDGTQSTWQEYVTRYLTDPSNGVYIAVYFLMIIFFTYFYVAVTFNPEERADEMKKYGGFIPGIRPGAPTAEYLGYVLSRITLPGSIYLGIIAVLPNLFLEIGNSGNVQNLPFGGTAVLIMVGVGLDTMKQINSQLMQRKYEGFLK; this is encoded by the coding sequence GTGCTTTCCCCCCTCTTCGCGGCCATTCGGACGCCGGACCTGAGGAAGAAGATCCTCTTCGTTCTCGGCATCATCGTCCTGTATCGGCTGGGTGCGACGGTCCCGTCCCCGGGCGTGGACTACCAGGCCGTGCGGGCGTGTCTCGACGAGGTCTCCTCGGGTGAGTCGAGCTCGGTCTACTCCCTGATCAACCTGTTCTCCGGTGGCGCACTGCTCCAGCTGTCGGTGTTCGCGATCGGCATCATGCCGTACATCACCGCGGCCATCATCGTGCAGCTGCTCACCGTGGTCATCCCGCGGTTCGAGCAGCTCCGCAAGGAGGGCCAGGCCGGCCAGGCCAAGATGACGCAGTACACGCGTTATCTCGCCGTCGCTCTGGCATTGCTGCAGTCGACCGGCATCGTGGCCCTCGCCGATCGCGGCCAGCTCCTTCCGCAGTCCTGTGCGACCAGCGGCGAGGTGCTCAACGACTCGAGCATCTTCGGTCTGTCGATCATCGTGCTCGTCATGACCGCCGGCGCCTGTGTCGTCATGTGGTTCGGTGAGCTCATCACCGAGCGCGGCATCGGCAACGGCATGTCGCTCCTGATCTTCGCCGGTATCGCCGCCCGCATCCCGGCCGAGGGTCGCTCCATCCTGAACAGCCGCGGCGGACTCGTCTTCGCGCTGGTGTGTGTCGCCGTGCTGATCATCATCGCCGGCGTGGTCTTCATCGAGCAGGGCCAGCGGCGCATCCCGGTGCAGTACGCCAAGCGCATGGTCGGCCGGAAGATGTACGGCGGATCGTCGACGTACCTGCCGCTGAAGGTCAACCAGGCCGGCGTCATCCCGGTGATCTTCGCCTCGTCTCTGCTGTACCTGCCCCAGCTGATCGTCGAACTCACGCGCAATCCCGATGGGACGCAATCGACCTGGCAGGAGTACGTCACCAGGTATCTGACCGACCCCAGCAACGGCGTCTACATCGCCGTGTACTTCCTGATGATCATCTTCTTCACGTACTTCTACGTGGCTGTGACGTTCAATCCAGAAGAGCGCGCCGACGAGATGAAGAAGTACGGTGGGTTCATCCCGGGCATCCGACCGGGTGCCCCGACCGCCGAATATCTCGGGTATGTGCTCAGTCGCATCACTCTGCCGGGCTCGATCTACCTCGGTATCATCGCGGTACTCCCGAACCTGTTCCTCGAGATCGGCAACAGCGGCAACGTCCAGAACCTGCCGTTCGGTGGTACGGCCGTGTTGATCATGGTCGGCGTGGGTCTGGACACGATGAAACAGATCAACAGTCAGTTGATGCAACGCAAGTACGAAGGGTTCCTGAAGTGA
- a CDS encoding adenylate kinase gives MRLVILGPPGAGKGTQAELLSEALGIPHISTGDLFRANISQGTAVGVEAKKYLDAGNLVPSEITVDMVRARVGEPDAAKGFILDGFPRSTEQADALNDILANLDASLDAVLSFVVDTDVVVERMLARGRADDTEEVIRNRMDVYTRETAPLLAYYGDQVKTIDAVGDIQGVHQRVLSALGAGVS, from the coding sequence GTGAGACTTGTCATCCTCGGCCCGCCCGGAGCAGGTAAAGGCACCCAGGCGGAACTCTTGAGCGAAGCACTCGGGATTCCCCACATCTCGACCGGCGATCTCTTCCGCGCCAACATCTCCCAGGGCACCGCCGTGGGTGTGGAAGCCAAGAAGTACCTCGACGCCGGCAACCTCGTCCCGTCCGAGATCACCGTGGACATGGTCCGCGCCCGCGTCGGTGAGCCGGACGCGGCGAAGGGCTTCATCCTCGACGGCTTCCCGCGCTCGACCGAGCAGGCCGACGCCCTCAACGACATCCTGGCGAACCTCGACGCCTCGCTCGACGCGGTGCTCTCGTTCGTCGTCGACACCGACGTCGTCGTGGAGCGCATGCTGGCGCGTGGTCGCGCCGACGACACCGAAGAGGTCATCCGCAACCGGATGGACGTCTACACCCGTGAGACCGCGCCGCTGCTCGCCTACTACGGCGACCAGGTCAAGACCATCGACGCGGTCGGCGACATCCAGGGCGTCCACCAGCGCGTCCTGAGCGCGCTCGGCGCCGGCGTCTCCTGA
- the rpmD gene encoding 50S ribosomal protein L30 — MAELKITQVKGTIGTKKNQRDSLRTLGLRGIRQTVTREDTPINRGLINAVRHLVTVEEVQA, encoded by the coding sequence ATGGCAGAGCTGAAGATCACCCAGGTCAAGGGCACCATCGGTACCAAGAAGAATCAGCGTGACAGCCTGCGGACCCTCGGACTCCGGGGCATCCGCCAGACCGTCACCCGCGAGGACACGCCGATCAACCGCGGCCTCATCAACGCGGTTCGTCACCTCGTGACAGTCGAAGAGGTTCAAGCATGA
- a CDS encoding bifunctional lysylphosphatidylglycerol flippase/synthetase MprF: MHSDVSWLIVVRRLPFTIALATALLIVGATTGSLWGRASDKSWYRDVAFGLPALREGPWWTPVTSAFVEPGPWLYLLAVVAVIVGMGWAEWQLGTVRAILVGVAGHLVSCLLTVLLLWLLSSEVTSWRWAEQLADSRATGVGALVVSAVAVASATVRSPWRLRVRVLLGAIVSIAFLFEGTLASVEYVLATVIMMVVGEKFFATNERGWVPRTRREVRMLGCAALLVIAVANLLVFLFPGSGPLGPTDSGDDSLFTMLIGLVVNVLIADQLRRGKRWAWWVAVVLGALNVLATVLAVVLVVFTDVSSEGAVTLGTTLLWVVVLAILIPGRFAFAVPWRVRQVGTSGEVDDPVGRVGELLRVHGGGTMSWMTTWPGNSYQFTGDARDLDDQSVVTYRKHVGTMVALADPVCAPDRLRDAVDAFVELAEGAGATPCWFSIGSATSEIVTERGWLSVQIAEDTIVDLPGLEFKGKPWQHVRSAMNKAAKQDISMRMVSLADESFAVKTQVRAISEEWVGDKGLPEMGFTLGSVEEAMDPAVRVALAVDPTGNVHGVLSWLPVFAPGGDIAGWTLDIMRRRTDGFGPVVEYLIASSAVAFKDEGAQFISLSGAPLARTGDFEAEPLDKLLDTLGAALEPYYGFRSLHTFKKKFNPRYEPVYLAFRDESDLPRIGVAISRAYLPDATTGQLVRLAASREG; the protein is encoded by the coding sequence ATGCATTCTGACGTGTCCTGGCTCATCGTCGTGCGCCGGCTTCCGTTCACCATCGCCCTCGCGACGGCCCTGCTGATCGTCGGTGCGACGACCGGCTCGCTGTGGGGCCGGGCATCGGACAAATCCTGGTATCGGGATGTCGCGTTCGGGCTGCCCGCTCTTCGGGAGGGGCCATGGTGGACGCCCGTCACGTCCGCGTTCGTCGAGCCCGGGCCCTGGTTGTACCTGCTGGCTGTGGTGGCCGTGATCGTCGGAATGGGTTGGGCCGAGTGGCAATTGGGCACCGTGCGGGCCATTCTGGTCGGTGTCGCCGGCCACCTGGTCTCGTGTCTGCTGACCGTCCTGCTGTTGTGGTTGCTGTCATCGGAGGTCACGTCCTGGCGCTGGGCGGAACAACTGGCGGACTCGCGTGCCACCGGCGTTGGGGCGCTGGTCGTGTCGGCCGTGGCCGTGGCCTCGGCGACCGTCCGTTCGCCGTGGCGGTTGCGCGTCCGGGTCCTGCTGGGGGCGATCGTCTCGATCGCGTTCCTGTTCGAGGGGACCCTCGCCTCGGTCGAATACGTCCTCGCAACGGTCATCATGATGGTCGTCGGGGAGAAGTTCTTCGCCACCAACGAGCGCGGCTGGGTTCCCCGCACGCGGCGTGAGGTCCGCATGCTGGGGTGCGCCGCGCTGCTGGTCATCGCGGTCGCGAACCTCTTGGTCTTCCTGTTTCCGGGCAGCGGGCCGCTGGGACCCACCGATTCCGGTGACGACTCGCTGTTCACGATGCTGATCGGCCTCGTCGTCAACGTGCTCATCGCCGACCAGCTGCGGCGCGGCAAACGATGGGCATGGTGGGTGGCCGTCGTCCTCGGTGCGCTCAACGTCCTCGCGACCGTGCTCGCGGTGGTCCTCGTCGTCTTCACCGACGTGTCGTCGGAAGGCGCGGTGACGCTCGGGACCACGCTCCTGTGGGTGGTGGTCCTCGCGATCCTCATACCCGGCCGGTTCGCCTTCGCGGTGCCGTGGCGCGTACGTCAGGTCGGTACCTCCGGCGAGGTCGACGACCCGGTCGGCCGCGTCGGGGAGCTGCTCCGCGTGCACGGCGGCGGCACCATGTCGTGGATGACGACGTGGCCGGGCAACAGCTACCAATTCACCGGGGACGCACGCGACCTCGACGATCAGTCCGTGGTGACCTACCGCAAGCATGTCGGCACGATGGTGGCGCTCGCCGATCCGGTGTGTGCGCCCGACCGGCTGCGTGACGCGGTAGACGCCTTCGTCGAACTCGCCGAAGGTGCCGGCGCCACGCCCTGCTGGTTCTCGATCGGTTCGGCGACGTCGGAGATCGTCACCGAGCGCGGGTGGCTAAGTGTGCAGATCGCGGAGGACACGATCGTCGACCTGCCGGGCCTGGAGTTCAAGGGCAAGCCGTGGCAACACGTGCGGTCGGCGATGAACAAGGCTGCCAAGCAGGACATCTCGATGCGCATGGTCTCGCTCGCCGACGAGTCGTTCGCCGTCAAGACCCAGGTGCGCGCCATCTCGGAGGAATGGGTGGGGGACAAGGGCCTACCCGAGATGGGTTTCACCCTGGGCAGTGTCGAGGAGGCCATGGATCCCGCGGTGAGGGTTGCACTCGCGGTGGACCCGACGGGCAACGTGCACGGCGTGCTCTCGTGGTTGCCGGTGTTCGCTCCGGGCGGCGACATCGCGGGCTGGACACTCGACATCATGAGGCGCCGCACCGACGGGTTCGGCCCGGTCGTCGAATATCTCATCGCATCGTCGGCGGTCGCTTTCAAAGACGAAGGTGCGCAGTTCATCTCGCTGTCGGGCGCCCCGCTGGCCCGGACCGGCGACTTCGAGGCCGAGCCGTTGGACAAATTGCTCGACACGCTGGGGGCCGCACTCGAGCCGTACTACGGGTTCCGGTCGCTGCACACCTTCAAGAAGAAGTTCAACCCCCGGTACGAGCCGGTCTACCTGGCGTTCCGTGACGAATCCGACCTCCCACGTATCGGGGTGGCCATTTCGCGGGCATACCTGCCGGACGCCACGACCGGTCAACTGGTCCGATTGGCGGCGTCGCGAGAAGGCTGA